The Anguilla rostrata isolate EN2019 chromosome 1, ASM1855537v3, whole genome shotgun sequence nucleotide sequence CTCTGGTGTCCGGTCCTTCAGACACACGAGATCTGAACCCCCTCTGGTGTCCAGTCCTTCCTGTTCCTCAGCTCTTCAGCtccttcacacacacgtgctctcTGACAGCTGCTTCTTAATCACATAGAGCCTGGGGAACGCACCTCATTCAGCCAGCTGGACCCCCTCCCACAtatcccccccaaacccccccaaataccccccccaccccacccctgccgcCACAGCAGCTGTGAGAGGTCCTGCTGACGCCCATGGAGATACCCAggacactcacgcacacacacacgcgcacacacacacacacacacacacacacgtgcgcagacacacacacgtgcgcagacacacacacacacacgtgtacacacgcacgcacgcgcgtgcacacacgcgcacacacacacacagacacacgcgcgcagacacacacacacacacatacacacgtgtacacacgcatgcacacacagaaatgcacacagacaggcgcacacacacagacatgcgcacacacgcgcgcacacacacacaggcacagacacaggtaagCTCTTTCTATCTGAGTCCCAgcttcttcttttccttctgcTTCTTGCGCACCACCTCCATGTTCCTGTCCTTCCACATGCTCTTGCGCAGTTTAATTGGTCGGCTGCCCACGTACTTCcctgggggggcaggagggacaGACAGCAAGGCAAGTCAATCCCATCATTCACTTGCGGGGGTCGTCAAATGTACAGGAGACCTGACCAACGTGTGTGAAGCTCAAATAATCAATATGCTATTAACCATGACCAAATGCTATGTATTCTGTAAGTTAGAACATAGCAAATGACAATTCCAAACaatgccccccctctcccccccccaccgttcATCTCCCTCATGgcgcacagcccccccccctcaccgttCATCTCCCTCATGGCGCGCACGTAGTCGTTGGGGTCCTTGAAGCTGACGAAGCCGTAGCCCTTGGTCTTCCCCGTGCGCTTGTCCCGCACCACCTTGGCCTTCAGGAAGGAGGGGTAGCGGCTGAAGGCCCGGGCCAGGATGTCGTCGTTCACCTCGTTGCCAAGGTCACCGCAGAAGATCCGGAAATCATCTGGAGGAGGAATACgaggggggggatgtgtgtgcaAAGAAGACAAACGCACAGAGAAAGCAGAAGGGAAATGTTGTGTAAAAGCGCATGTGCACATATCGCATGTCGAAACGAAGATGACATATTAAGGTGAGAATGTCTGCCAACCAAGTTACACCTCCACCCGCTCCACCTCTTAGGAGTGCTCAGTTATGAGAAGGTCCTACAAACTATTTCAGTCGGAAGACTTTCATCAAGAGTCCACAAAACCATTTTGGAATTCTGATGAAATATTACCATGACTCAACAATATTGCGCAGTCACATTAATGGAGTCAAAGATCATTGTAAAAAATGCAAGCTGCTTGTATCACAGCCTGCTGGGGCCCTACCTGATTCCCACTCCAGCAGGCTGGCGTCCTCCCACGAGGTGCCTGCAGCCGTGCGGATGCACTTCTTCACCTTCTCCTGCCTCCCCTTCTTCTTGTCCTCGGCgctgccatctgctggctgGACCGGGGAAGTACAGCCCATAAGTAAGTAAGGCAAACCAGGAAACCGGTGAAATTAGAGCTCCACACAggaataaataagtaaataaaatgtgcgATTCCTGCctctgtgtggtgcagtgccAAAGGGCAGGTTTGGGAcagggttaggggtggggttcTGGGCGGAGTTAGGGGTGTGGTTCTGGGCGGTTTGGGGGTTTAAGGCAGGTTTGGGGCAGGTTTGGGAcagggttaggggtggggttcTGGGCGGAGTTAGGGGTGTGGTTCTGGGCGGGGTTTGGGGCAGGGTTTAAGACAGGGCTtggggcagggttaggggtgTGGTTCTGGGCGGAGTTTGGGGCAGGGTTTAAGACAGGGTTtggggcagggttaggggtTGGGTTCTGGGCGGAGTTATGGGTGTGGTTCTGGGCGGGGTTTGGGGCGGAGCCGCACCTCTGTGTGGCTGGGCTCGGACtcgggcagggcggggccgaTCACGCCCTCCTCCCCTGCCGCAGGCTCCTTCTTCGCCTCCAGCAGCCCTGCGGCCACCACTGCAGCCTGCTGCTCCGCCACTGCAGCAGCCAGctcctcctgagagagagagagagagagagagagagaggtaggaggagggagggtgtgtgtgtgtgtgtgtgtgtgtgtggtggtgtgtgtgtggagtggtgagtgtggtgagtgtgtgttgagtgtgtgtgtgtgagtgtgtgtgtgtgtgtgtgtgtgtgtgtgtgagtggtgtgtgagtgcgtgaggtggtgtgtgtagtgtgtgtggtggaggtgtgtgtgtggtgtgagtgtgtgtgtgtgtgtgtgtgtgtgtgtgtgagtgtgtgtgagtgtgtgtgtgtgtgagtgtgtgtgtgtgtgtgagtgtgtgtgtgtgtgagtgtgtgagtgtgtgtgtgtgtgtgtgtgagtgtgtgtgtgtgtgtgagtgtgtgtgggcacacgTACCATGCGTGCCTGCCTCTGGGCGCGGAGGTCCGGTCTCTtgggtgcggggggggtggtgtagACGGTGGGGGCCGCCTGGATCACGGTGGGGGTGAGTTTGGGCGCGGCCTGGACCGGCGGGCGCGGGGGCACTGACACCATCTGGCTCATTCCCCCCACCTGCAAGGGGGAGGGAACAGGGGGTCCGGTGAACAGAAGGGCTCcaaggagccaaaatggaggacaaTCGGGGGGAGGAACGGTCGAAAGTCAAAAGCAGAGCAAAACCCAACTCCAGACCAACCCCTAAAACCCTGTACCCCGCCCTGCTGCACGCTGTACCCCGccccactgcacactgtaccctGCCCCACTGCACCCTGCCCTACTGTACCCCGccccactgcacactgtaccccgccccactgcacactgtaccctgccccactgcacactgcaccctgccccactgcacactgtaccctgccccactgcacactgtaccctGCCCAACTGCACACTGTACCCTGccccactgcacactgtaccctGCCCAACTGCACACTGTACCCCGccccactgcacactgcaccctgccccactgcacactgtaccccgccccactgcacactgccccactgcacactgcaccctgccccactgcacactgtaccctgccccactgcacactgtaccctACCCCACTGCACGCTGCACCCTGCCCCACTGCACCCTGccccactgcacactgcaccctgccccactgcacactgtaccctACCCCACTGCATGCTGTACCCTGCCCCACTGCACCCTGCCCCACTGCATGCTGTACCCTGCCCCACTGCACCCTGCCCCACTGCATGCTGTACCCTGCCCCACTGCACCCTGCCCCACTGCATGCTGTACCCTGCCCCACTGCACCCTGCCCCACTGCACCCTCCCCCACTGCACACTGCCCCACTGCACTTCCACGCCCGTACTCGAGCAGCCGGGGGCGGTGCAGGGGTACGGCCTCAGCTCCTGTCCTCCCGCACGCTAACGCGTGTTCAGCAGCGGAGCGCTCACCCAGCACTACCACCGGACATCACGTCACATGACCGCTCCCCTTAAGCTGCCCGTGAAGGCCCAGAATGTCCTTGCAATAGAACAAACACTCAACTACAGCCCTGCAAATGTCTGGTTTCAATGCTGCAGCTTCtttgttcacttttttaaaatgattttcacGCGAAAAAAGggctttcacttttcaaccgaAAGCACTCCGCCCACAGTCCTGATTGGACGCGGTGTCTGATGCGGTGTCTAAGCCAACCCAGTGCTTTGTGGGTACTCACCGGAGGCATGGGGCCCATGGGTCCCATCGGCCCCATGGGGCCCAtgtggtgctggggggggccCTGCATGGGCGGAGCCATCATCATgggcggtggaggggggggtcgtGGCATGGGGGGTGCCATCATGCCCTGAGGAGGGGGTCCACGCATCATTGGCATTCTCTGACcccctgagacagagggagggatgggggagggagggaggaaaggattgatgaaatatatatttttttttaaaagagggagagagacaaaaaggacaggtgaagaacagaaaaggagcaaaacagagagaaagaaggagagaggagagagagaaaaacagtgaaGAGTTTAGACTGAAGCTGAAGAGACTTCTAGACACAATTAAAGTCAGAGGGAAGATACTGTATTACATTCTGCCCTATGGGGGTGGactgtaatgatgtaatgtaagtacATACGCTGtgtgatgtaatgatgtaatgtaagtacGTACGCTGtgtgatgtaatgatgtaatgtaagtacATACgctgtgtgatgtaatgtaagtacGTACACTGtgtgatgtaatgatgtaatgtaagtacGTACgctgtgtgatgtaatgtaagtacGTACACTGtgtgatgtaatgatgtaatgtaagtacGTACGCTGtgtgatgtaatgatgtaatgtaagtacGTACgctgtgtgatgtaatgtaagtacgtacactgtgtaatgtaatgatgtaatgtaagtatgtatgcagtgtaatataatgatgtaatgtaagtatgtatgcagtgtaatataatgatgtaatgtaagtatgtatgcagtgtaatataatgatgtaatgtaagtacgtacactgtgtaatgtaatgatgtaatgtaagtatgtatgcagtgtaatataatgatgtaatgtaagtacgtacgcagtgtaatgtaatgatgtaatgtaagtatgtatgcagtgtaatgtaatgtatgtacgctgtgtaatgtaatgatgtaatgtaagtatgtatgcagtgtaatgtaatgtaagtatgtacgctgtgtgatgtaatgatgtaatgtaagtacGTACGCTGtgtgatgtaatgatgtaatgtaagtatgtatgcagtgtaatataatgatgtaatgtaaatatgtatgaagtgtaatgtaatgatgtaatgtaagtatgtacgcagtgtaatgtaatgatgtaatgtaagtatgtacgctgtgtgatgtaatgatgtaatgtaagtatgtacgctgtgtgatgtaatgatgtaatgtaagtatgtacgctgtgtgatgtaatgatgtaatgtaagtacGTACGCTGtgtgatgtaatgatgtaatgtaagtatgtacgctgtgtgatgtaatgatgtaatgtaagtatgtacgctgtgtgatgtaatgatgtaatgtaagtacATACGCTGtgtgatgtaatgatgtaatgtaagtatgtatgcagtgtaatataatgatgtaatgtaaatatgtatgaagtgtaatgtaatgatgtaatgtaagtatgtaCGCAGTgcaatgtaatgatgtaatgtaagtatgtatgcagtgtaatataatgatgtaatgtaagtacgtacgcagtgtaatgtaatgatgtaatgtaagtatgtatgcagtgtaatgtaatgatgtaatgtaagtacgtacactgtgtaatgtaatgatgtaatgtaagtatgtatgcagtgtaatataatgatgtaatgtaaatatgtatgaagtgtaatgtaatgatgtaatgtaagtatgtatgcagtgtaatataatgatgtaatgtaaatatgtatgaagtgtaatgtaatgatgtaatgtaagtatgtatgcagtgtaatataatgatgtaatgtaaatatgtatgaagtgtaatgtaatgatgtaatgtaagtatgtaCGCAGTgcaatgtaatgatgtaatgtaagtatgtatgcagtgtaatataatgatgtaatg carries:
- the rbm42 gene encoding RNA-binding protein 42 isoform X2, whose translation is MDKFRGIGFALIVSLDLCCSFQGRMAVKSGEERLKEMEAEMALFEQEVLGGPVPVAPGSPAMVEAVPVALAVPAMPVVRPIIGTNTYQQVQQSLDARAATFVGPPPPTFVGPAVPPIRPPLMRPAFVPHILQRSGGQRMPMMRGPPPQGMMAPPMPRPPPPPPMMMAPPMQGPPQHHMGPMGPMGPMGPMPPVGGMSQMVSVPPRPPVQAAPKLTPTVIQAAPTVYTTPPAPKRPDLRAQRQARMEELAAAVAEQQAAVVAAGLLEAKKEPAAGEEGVIGPALPESEPSHTEPADGSAEDKKKGRQEKVKKCIRTAAGTSWEDASLLEWESDDFRIFCGDLGNEVNDDILARAFSRYPSFLKAKVVRDKRTGKTKGYGFVSFKDPNDYVRAMREMNGKYVGSRPIKLRKSMWKDRNMEVVRKKQKEKKKLGLR
- the rbm42 gene encoding RNA-binding protein 42 isoform X1, giving the protein MDKFRGIGFALIVSLDLCCSFQGRMAVKSGEERLKEMEAEMALFEQEVLGGPVPVAPGSPAMVEAVPVALAVPAMPVVRPIIGTNTYQQVQQSLDARAATFVGPPPPTFVGPAVPPIRPPLMRPAFVPHILQRSGGQRMPMMRGPPPQGMMAPPMPRPPPPPPMMMAPPMQGPPQHHMGPMGPMGPMGPMPPVGGMSQMVSVPPRPPVQAAPKLTPTVIQAAPTVYTTPPAPKRPDLRAQRQARMEELAAAVAEQQAAVVAAGLLEAKKEPAAGEEGVIGPALPESEPSHTEPADGSAEDKKKGRQEKVKKCIRTAAGTSWEDASLLEWESDDFRIFCGDLGNEVNDDILARAFSRYPSFLKAKVVRDKRTGKTKGYGFVSFKDPNDYVRAMREMNGEGGGLCAMREMNGKYVGSRPIKLRKSMWKDRNMEVVRKKQKEKKKLGLR